From one Sphaeramia orbicularis chromosome 9, fSphaOr1.1, whole genome shotgun sequence genomic stretch:
- the f2r gene encoding proteinase-activated receptor 1: MVHHPDLRTFSGHFVTVPDQPLDYLDLSVFDNWRDEGSGLGSEQKPAKKPGHHGPHRHPQKHYLVSDETKGFLRGRLATSFVPTFYLLVFIISVPLNLVAMVMFVHHIRPKKPVVIYMLNLACSDLLFGLFLPFKIAYHYHGNDWIYGPFMCRLVTAAFYCNMYCSVLLLSCISVDRFLAVVYSVKSLTWRTPRLASAVCVAVWVLSLAGVSPLLSSGQTVHLPDLGITTCHDVQDVGKLQAYYLFFFPIYSSIFFFIPLIFTVACYVLIIQALTSANMDDRSKKTRAVAMAVVVLVVFVVCFTPTNIILMVHYVQLSHKSSDASYQAYLLSTCLGSLSCCLDPVLYYFGSSQCQKQVEALLRYKKLDEADSGTSSSSGRTDGSRSCRMESLQNRLESYSSQLVV, translated from the exons ATG GTTCATCACCCTGACCTGCGGACTTTCTCTGGCCACTTTGTAACTGTACCAGATCAGCCTTTAGACTACCTGGACCTGTCTGTGTTTGACAACTGGAGGGATGAAGGCTCTGGTTTGGGCTCAGAGCAGAAACCGGCAAAAAAACCCGGTCACCACGGTCCACACCGTCATCCCCAGAAGCACTACTTGGTCTCAGATGAGACTAAAGGTTTCCTCCGGGGTCGCCTGGCAACAAGCTTTGTCCCGACTTTTTACCTCCTTGTCTTCATCATCAGCGTGCCCCTCAACcttgttgccatggtgatgttTGTGCATCACATCCGTCCAAAGAAACCGGTGGTGATCTACATGCTGAATCTGGCCTGTTCTGATCTTTTGTTTGGCCTTTTTCTTCCCTTTAAGATTGCTTACCATTACCATGGCAACGACTGGATCTATGGACCGTTTATGTGCAGACTGGTCACGGCAGCCTTCTACTGCAACATGTACTGCTCCGTCCTGCTGCTGTCGTGCATCAGCGTTGACCGTTTCCTGGCTGTGGTGTATTCTGTGAAGTCGCTGACGTGGCGGACTCCTCGCTTGGCCTCAGCTGTGTGTGTTGCCGTGTGGGTTTTATCCCTGGCAGGAGTATCCCCTCTTCTGTCTTCAGGGCAGACCGTCCATTTACCAGACCTGGGCATCACCACCTGCCACGACGTACAGGACGTAGGAAAACTCCAGGCTTACTATCTGTTCTTCTTCCCCATCTACTCCTCTATCTTCTTCTTCATCCCCCTCATCTTCACCGTTGCCTGTTATGTGCTCATCATCCAAGCCCTGACATCAGCCAACATGGACGACCGCTCCAAGAAGACTCGAGCTGTGGCGATGgctgtggtggtcctggtggtgttCGTGGTGTGTTTCACCCCCACCAACATCATCCTGATGGTCCACTATGTCCAACTGTCCCATAAGTCCAGTGATGCGTCCTACCAGGCGTACCTTCTGTCCACGTGTCTGGGAAGCCTGAGCTGCTGCCTGGATCCAGTCCTCTATTACTTCGGTTCCTCTCAGTGCCAGAAACAGGTGGAGGCTCTGCTCAGATATAAGAAACTAGATGAGGCAGACAGTGGGACGAGCAGCAGCAGTGGACGGACAGACGGCAGCAGGTCGTGCAGGATGGAGAGTCTACAGAACCGCTTGGAGAGTTACTCCAGCCAACTGGTGGTTTAa